One window of Desulfovibrio inopinatus DSM 10711 genomic DNA carries:
- a CDS encoding tetratricopeptide repeat protein, with protein sequence MPDKAVFQTATAGDNSPIYQVCGKNVSIGTQPRLKLVGPPPERPTPPKKTSDESIMLIPQMEFTTFLGRDDLLENFAAWATDHDPSQPVSVRVITGGAGIGKTRFARELCRTLSKTCEYEAGFVRDREARRFLSERNLSEWGWQKPTLAVFDYAMTLIDVLPGWMEELNDIYNSPYPLRILLLERQAEKDTGWLKQIFPDGFNTTDRLLDGEPWRLPDLDGPSFQLEIMQDMLNRLGSDFTLPKENTEFCNQLTQTDWAGTPLFLMMAAMVMHQQGGVGQTLSLRRTDLAKKIAGHEHSRLLKVCSDNRSLKIFLPHLAAFATLCGGLDHATLMDVIAPEQAAIGVTSLDSAVVAEILEDALPGQNGGVAPILPDIIGESFVLNYLGNRNTQASMDAVIRSFQQAPTSVPPMLVRCVEDFAPVALAETEVPDIKEQQLAIAWLQALGDQKTLPLVQLILLVGALPQDTLALRELAANWQQQIVDILSTGTSENHPLLAWRASSLNNLSFRLSALGRREEALEAAQEGASLYWMLVQQIPKAFENNFMITMLTWLSLRQNVSREEARELFEHDPESHLRALLEGVGGVTNK encoded by the coding sequence CACGCAGCCTCGCCTGAAACTCGTTGGGCCGCCTCCTGAACGCCCAACCCCTCCAAAGAAAACTTCGGATGAAAGTATAATGCTCATCCCACAGATGGAGTTTACAACCTTCCTTGGAAGAGACGATTTGCTTGAAAATTTTGCGGCTTGGGCCACGGATCATGATCCCTCCCAGCCAGTCTCGGTACGCGTCATCACTGGCGGTGCCGGCATTGGAAAGACTCGTTTCGCCCGAGAGTTATGCAGAACACTCAGTAAGACGTGCGAATATGAGGCAGGCTTTGTTCGCGACCGAGAGGCCCGACGTTTCCTGAGTGAAAGGAACCTTAGCGAATGGGGCTGGCAGAAACCCACTTTGGCTGTCTTTGACTACGCAATGACACTGATTGATGTGTTGCCAGGTTGGATGGAGGAACTGAACGACATTTATAACAGCCCATACCCCTTGCGCATTCTTCTCCTGGAACGTCAGGCCGAAAAAGATACCGGTTGGCTCAAACAAATTTTTCCAGATGGTTTCAACACAACGGATCGATTGCTCGATGGAGAACCTTGGCGTCTGCCCGATTTGGACGGTCCCAGTTTCCAGCTTGAGATCATGCAGGATATGCTCAATCGACTGGGGAGCGATTTCACCTTACCAAAAGAAAATACGGAATTCTGCAACCAGCTCACCCAAACCGACTGGGCTGGAACACCACTTTTTCTAATGATGGCCGCTATGGTTATGCACCAACAAGGCGGAGTAGGACAAACACTCTCCTTGCGTCGTACGGATCTGGCTAAAAAAATAGCCGGCCATGAACATTCACGCTTGCTTAAAGTCTGTAGCGATAACCGCTCCTTGAAAATATTCTTGCCCCATCTCGCCGCCTTCGCCACGCTTTGTGGTGGGCTGGACCATGCCACACTAATGGATGTTATCGCCCCAGAGCAAGCGGCCATCGGCGTCACATCTTTAGATTCGGCTGTGGTAGCGGAAATCCTGGAAGATGCTTTGCCCGGTCAGAACGGTGGTGTCGCCCCCATCCTCCCGGATATCATCGGTGAATCTTTTGTTCTCAATTACTTGGGAAATAGGAATACGCAGGCAAGCATGGATGCTGTTATACGCTCCTTTCAACAGGCTCCTACTTCAGTCCCGCCTATGTTAGTTCGCTGCGTAGAGGACTTTGCTCCGGTTGCTCTCGCAGAAACAGAAGTGCCCGATATCAAGGAACAACAATTGGCCATAGCCTGGCTCCAGGCGTTAGGCGATCAAAAAACGCTACCGTTGGTACAACTCATACTTTTGGTCGGCGCTTTGCCACAGGACACATTGGCTTTGCGTGAACTCGCCGCAAATTGGCAACAGCAAATTGTCGATATACTTTCGACGGGTACAAGCGAAAACCATCCACTATTAGCTTGGCGAGCGAGTTCTCTTAATAATCTCTCTTTCAGGCTCTCCGCGCTTGGACGACGCGAGGAGGCCTTGGAGGCGGCTCAGGAAGGAGCAAGTTTGTATTGGATGCTAGTGCAGCAAATCCCCAAAGCTTTTGAGAATAATTTTATGATTACTATGCTCACATGGCTCTCTCTGCGTCAAAATGTCTCTCGCGAGGAAGCACGAGAACTCTTTGAACACGATCCTGAATCTCACCTCCGCGCCCTGCTAGAGGGCGTAGGTGGCGTAACCAACAAGTAA